The window ACATGGCTCGTCGAGGCCCAGGCGGAGTACCACGCGGCACAGGTCGCCCTCGGGACGGGACTGATCGGCTTCGAGGAGTTCGAACGCTTCCTCGAGCGCGGCGAACGGTCGCCGTACGCCGACGGGATCCTCGCGGAACCCGGAAGCTGGGACGACCCCCACACCGATTACGTGCAGGGCCCGCTCGTCTACGGCGAGATCGATCGACGGCTCCGGGTTGTGACCGACGGCGACCGTACCCTCGTGGACGTCTTCCGAACGCTCAACGCCCGCGCGGCGAACGACCGGATCGCGGCGGCGGACTTTTACGCGGCCCTCGAGGAGGCGGGCGACGCGTCGGTCCGCGAGGCGGCCGAACGCTACGCGGAAACCAAGGCCCTCCCCTCGATGTGGAGCCGCGGCGAACACGAGGCGGCGTTCGACCAACCGGTACCGGCGATCGACTACGGCCACGCCGACCCGCCGCTCGCAGTCGACGGCGAACCCTGGGAGCGCTGGGAGACCGACGAGGGTCGGCTCGCGGCCGTCCCGGCCGGAACGACCGTCGCCGTCCCCGTCGAGGTCGCAAACGTCGGGGACCGCGCGGGGAGCTACGACGCCACGCTACAGGTCGACGGCGTACCCGTCGACCGCGCCCAGGGGAGCCTCGAGACGGGCGAGCGCGCCACGGAACGGCTCTCGTGGACGCCGCCCGAACCCGGCACGTACGAGCTCCGGGTCGGTTCCGAGACGACGACTGTCATCGTGCGCGCGCCCTCGAGCGTCGCGGTGGCCGACCTCGACCTCGAGCCGCGGGAGATCGACCCCGGCGAGTCGGCCGCAGTGACGGCGACGGTCGAGCCGGCCGACGACCGGCCCGCCGCGGCGTTCGTCGCCGTCCGCACCCACGAGGGCGTCGTCGCCGAGGCACCCGTCGCCGTCCGGGCCGGCGAGACCGCGACGATAACTCGGGAGGTCCGGTTCGACGAAGAGGGACGCCACGAGGTCGCCGTCGGCGACCGTGTCGTAACGGTGACCGTCGGGAGCCTGCCGCTCGCCGAACTCGAGGAAGTGCCCGGGTTCGGCGTCGGCGTCTCGCTCGCGGCGCTCGCGGCCGTTCTCGCAGGGCTGGTCGCGTTCCGACGGCAGTAGCAGGCAGTATGAGGCGTCGCTCGTTACGCGACTGAAACCCGGAACCGGCAGGCGTCGCTCTCGGCTTCGTCCTCGCCGTCGCCGTCGCCGTCACCGCGGCCGTAGGCACAGTCGGTCTTCGTCACGGTCGCGTCGGCGTCGAGGGCTGCGGCCAGCCCCTCGAGGATCCCGTAGGCCAGCCAGCAGTACCCCCGCTCTCGTGGCGATCGGTAGGTGACGATCACCGGCCCCTCGTCCGTCCGGCGACCGGTGACGTCGGGGAGCGTGACGTCGTCGACCCCGACCTCGAGTTCCTCGTAGGCCGTCCCCAGCGTCGTCAACAGCGTGGCGAGGTCGCCGTCGGTCGAGACGTGCGCGTCGAACGTCGAGAGCAGTTCCGGGGCGAGGGTCCGGCCGAAGTCGCGTTCGACCCGGCGCCTGTCCTCGTCGGCGAGCGTCGAGAGGGCGTCGAGAGCGTCGTCGACGTCGGCGTCGTCGTAGCGCGAGACCGGGAGGTAGAGGGTCGACTCGAGGCCGGCCCGCTCGGCGACGGCGTTCCAGGCGTCCTCGCCGGCCCGGTCGACGACGTACTCCTTCAGGGTCTTGTGGACGATTCCGTGCATTCGATCCCTCGCTTTTGTCCGTCCCGATTCGACCGACCGTTCGGCCCGGTCGTCGATCGCCCGCCGGTCGCGGGAGGGTACTGTTTCCGGGGGAGGACGGCGGTGTCCGCCAGTATTTGAGCCAGGGATCGGTGACCACTTAACGGTTTAGGCCCGTGTCTGTGCCCGTTTCTGTTCCCGTTCCCGACCGCCGGCTGCGGCCGGCCCGCTCGAGCGGCTTACAGACGGTCCGCAAGGACGGGCGCGACCGAGACGGCGCTCGAGCCGCGTTCGATCGTGTCGGTGCCGTAGATCGCCTCGACGCCGGCCCGCGAGAGTTTCGCGTACGCGTCGCGGGCGAGCAGCGGGTGCACGCAGGTGACGAATACGCGGCCGACGTCGCGCTCGCCGAGGACGCCCACGGCCTCGCTCATCGTCGATCCCGTGGCGATGATGTCGTCGGTGACGACGACGTCGCGTCCGGCCACGTCGACGTCGCTGGGCGTGATCTCGACGTCGGTGCCCGAGTGGCGGGTCTTCTCGAAGTAGTCGACCTCGCCTTCGCCCTCGCCGTAGGCGTCGCGGACCGTCTCCGCCAGGTCGACCGCGCCCGCGTCGGGTGAGAGAAAGACGGGATCCGTGAGATCCGCGGGCAGCGGCTCCGCGAGGCGACCCGCGGCGTCGACGGCGGTCGCCGTCGGTTCGAAGAACTCGCAGACGGCTTCCTCGTGGGGGTTGACCGTCAGCACGCGATCGGTCCCGCTCGAGACGGCGCGGGCGACCGCCCGCGCGGAGACGGGGTGGCCGGGCTCGAAGGCCTCGTCCTGGCGCGCGTAGCCCATGTACGGAAGGACCGTGACGACCTCGTCGGTCCCGGCTTCGCGGACGGCGTCTTGCAACTGGAGGAGTTCGAGGTGGGCGTCGCTCGAGACGGTAGAGCCGACGACGACCGCCCGATCCGGGTTCGCCTCGGCGACGCCGGGCGCGGCCGCGAGCAGTTCGCCGTCGGGAAACCGGTCGTACGCGACTTCGGCGAGCGGTACCTCGAGTTCGTCCGCGAGCGCGGCGGCGAGCGCCTGCGACGCGGATCCGCTGACGATCATACTCGGTCCCACAGCGCGGGACCTAAACCCGTTTTCGTTCTCTCGTTCTTCCACAGCGGTTCGACGGGTTTCCGTCACGGTTCCCCGGCCCGCGCAGTGTCGGTCTCGAGACGCGCGACAGTCGGCGGCAGGTCAGTCGCCGCCGTCGAACGGCTGACTCCCGTCCTCATCGCCGTCGTCGTCGCCGCAGTGCTCGCCGTCCGCGTCCGCGAGCACCGTCAACTCGCCGTCGCGGTCGACCAGCACGACGAGTTCGAGACAGGGTGCGCGGTTCCACGTCTCGGGATCGACCTGGACCGGGTCGTCGCCGTCGAGACGGGCCGTCACCCGGAACGAGCCCGGCTCCGTCGTCCAGTCGCGCTCGAGTTCGGTTCCGTCGGCCGACTCGAGTTCGTGGGTGCTCCAGTGTTCGATCTCGTCGCCGAACTCGACGACGACGTCGACGGTGTGGCTCCCGTCGTCGACGTTTTCGATACGGATGTCGCCGAGGATCGTTCCGTCGGAGGCGGACGAGTCGTCGTT of the Halobiforma lacisalsi AJ5 genome contains:
- a CDS encoding CARDB domain-containing protein, whose amino-acid sequence is MNYRVVFAVALLVASLPAGIGGVVLGTGSASPGASVGATDRTQQLEHVGPDPDPDPDSSTPSVSGSSDVLSYTTELRQIPKKPTYEAEIRFSVPDSVSEVEVDLDLEGTAEATVRSADGFESTADGVYRWTGETAAPSLLVTLPANRTGHDDRQSPTVSERDDGYSFVDAGDWAIVPVPQLRVYAQGSEPVGLESSATVDGSGATGGDVAVFGEVTEYERLVEGERLRLVVPAAADLQEAPDDVLETLAAGSQRLAVGERPDETFVVAAPTGVDWGSRGLQYGDADAWVRADAPLDEPDNVWLHEYVHVRQAYAGSPDATATDATWLVEAQAEYHAAQVALGTGLIGFEEFERFLERGERSPYADGILAEPGSWDDPHTDYVQGPLVYGEIDRRLRVVTDGDRTLVDVFRTLNARAANDRIAAADFYAALEEAGDASVREAAERYAETKALPSMWSRGEHEAAFDQPVPAIDYGHADPPLAVDGEPWERWETDEGRLAAVPAGTTVAVPVEVANVGDRAGSYDATLQVDGVPVDRAQGSLETGERATERLSWTPPEPGTYELRVGSETTTVIVRAPSSVAVADLDLEPREIDPGESAAVTATVEPADDRPAAAFVAVRTHEGVVAEAPVAVRAGETATITREVRFDEEGRHEVAVGDRVVTVTVGSLPLAELEEVPGFGVGVSLAALAAVLAGLVAFRRQ
- a CDS encoding heme NO-binding domain-containing protein, which encodes MHGIVHKTLKEYVVDRAGEDAWNAVAERAGLESTLYLPVSRYDDADVDDALDALSTLADEDRRRVERDFGRTLAPELLSTFDAHVSTDGDLATLLTTLGTAYEELEVGVDDVTLPDVTGRRTDEGPVIVTYRSPRERGYCWLAYGILEGLAAALDADATVTKTDCAYGRGDGDGDGEDEAESDACRFRVSVA
- the prs gene encoding ribose-phosphate diphosphokinase yields the protein MIVSGSASQALAAALADELEVPLAEVAYDRFPDGELLAAAPGVAEANPDRAVVVGSTVSSDAHLELLQLQDAVREAGTDEVVTVLPYMGYARQDEAFEPGHPVSARAVARAVSSGTDRVLTVNPHEEAVCEFFEPTATAVDAAGRLAEPLPADLTDPVFLSPDAGAVDLAETVRDAYGEGEGEVDYFEKTRHSGTDVEITPSDVDVAGRDVVVTDDIIATGSTMSEAVGVLGERDVGRVFVTCVHPLLARDAYAKLSRAGVEAIYGTDTIERGSSAVSVAPVLADRL